GAATACTTGCCTGCCGTATCTAATGAGATGTAATGCATGCGCAACCTATCCTTAAACTGGAAAATCTTACTGCCCTTACTCAGCACCTTTGCCTTAGTGTTTCTGCTGTGCTTTTTTGTTTCAAGCAAATTACAACGTAACTTGGCGCTGCAATTAGCGGAAGAGAAAATAGAAACTGCCGCGAACCTCTATATGGATCAGTTAAACGTGTTAATGGAAAACGGGGTGATCCATAAGCGTAAATTGGTGCAAACAAAAGTAGAAGAAGAGCTGGGTATTCAACAAGCGCGCGTGATACGTGCGCCGGCCGTAACCAATGTATTTGGCCCTGGGGCAGCGGATCAAGGGATTCAAGACAATTTAGATAAACGCGCCATTGAACAAGGCGAAACCGTATTAGACTTACACCTTGATGATGCGGTGCCTTATCTTACTTTAGTGAAGCCCTATAAAGCTTTTAAAGAATATCGTGGCACCGCCTGCTTACAATGTCACCAAGTGGCAGAGGGCACCATTATGGGCGCGGTACGTATCAGCTATGACTTAAGTGATACCTTTGGCCAAATACATGCTAATAACTTGCGCCTAGGTAGCCTGTTATTGGTGGTGATGGCGATCGCTGGCTTAATACTGTGGTTTATTCAAAACCGTTATCTAAAAAGCCCGATCCTTAATATCAGTCAGCGCTTACAACAAATATCGAAAAATCGTGACCTAACCACTCGACTAGTGCCACTAGGTAAAGATGAATTAGGTGGCTTAGTGGGCGCGGTTAATGGCTTATTAACCAGTTTTCAAGCCAGCCTTAGAGAAGTACAGCAAGTCACGGGGCGTATTTATCATGCCGCCGGTAATATTCAACAAGGCGCGGAGCAAACTGATGGCTCGGTGCGTGCCCAAGACCAAGAAACGGCATTAATTGCTACCGCCATCAATGAAATGGAAGCCTCAGCCAGTGAAGTGCGAGAAAATGCTCGCCAAACTTCAGAAACTTCTGAGCAAAGTCATGCCTTTGCGCTTACTGCCAGTGAGCAAGCTCAAGTCGCGGTCACCGGTATTAGCGAGCTAAGTAGCGAGATTGGGCGAATTGATCAGGTGATCCGCACTCTTGATAGCCGTTGTAATCAAGTGGATAAGGTGCTCGATATGATCAAAGGCATTGCCGAGCAAACTAACTTACTCGCACTTAACGCCGCCATTGAGGCCGCGAGAGCCGGTGAGTCGGGGCGTGGCTTTGCAGTGGTGGCCGATGAAGTGCGCACCTTAGCACAGCGCACTCAAGAGTCGGCACAAGAGATAACCGGCATGATAGGGCTGTTACAAAACGAAGCCAAAGAGGCGGTGTCTGCTATTGAAAAAGCCGATACCCAAGCGTCTAGCAGCGTAACCAGCACTCAAGCAGCCATGGACTCATTACAAGCGATTATCGAACAGGTTGCGCGCATTAATGAGCTCAGTGCTCTCGTATCTGCCTCTGCCGATGAGCAAAGTACCGTCTGTGCCGAGGTGAGCTATAATATCACGCGGGTGCGAGACTCTTCCGGCGAAACACTCACTCAGTCTACTGCTGCTGCACAGTCCAGTTTACAACTGGTACAAGAGTGCAAGGTATTAGAAGAGATGATCAGTCATTATCAATTACAAGACGAGTGAGGCAGCACTCTTCGCTAAGCATGAGCTAAACCAATAAAAAACCGAGCCTAGGCTCGGTTTTTTATTAATGTTGGCAACAAACTGGCGGATAGCTTTGGCTTATTGTTCTTTACCTAAGTAAGTGGCGCGGACATTACTCCAGTTGTTGTCTTCGGTAATGCGCAATATTTGTTGAGAGATCTCGGCGCGTAATGGGCTGCCCTCGGGCAGGGCTAGCGCGTATAACTGTTGAGCAAATACGCCGGACAAGATTGATAACGGCTGCTCTTGGTGCAAGTTGCGATATTGCAATAAGGCGCGGTCATAAACAATAGCGTCGGTTTCACCCTTAACAACTGAGGCCATGGCGCTGGTTAGATCTGGGTAGGTTTGATAGCGCAAGTGCTCCTCTTCTAAGAAGCGTTGACTGGCAGTGTCAGCAATAGTGGCCACGGTTTTACCAGGCAGATCACTCAAGCCTTCAATACCGGTACGTAAATTATTGACTGTTAACGAGGCGGTAATGGCAGCGGTAAAACTGGCCACCACTATCATCCCCGCAAACATCCACACCAAACCGATTAAGCGTCCCGCAAAAGAAGTAGGGGCTTTATCACCGTAGCCCACTGTGGTCATGGTTACTGCGGCCCACCAAAAGCTCGCACCTATGCCTTGGGCGGCAGTGCCCCCAAATTGCTCGGGGTTTTTACGATGCTCAGCCAGCCACAATAAAAAGCCTGCTGCTAACAGTAAGCCAGCTAACCCTAATACCACGCTTAAAAACTGCCAGCTAACAAACGCTTTAAAGCTGGCCAATAAATCATGTTTGGGCACTTCGGGTACTGCGATGGATAATCCGGTTTGATAGAAAGGGTGAGTAAAATCAAAGCGCGTATCGCGATCGGCAGTCATGGTAAGCGCTCCCACCGCCACATCAATTTGACTATTTTCCACCGCATCCAATAGCGCGCTAAATTTCATGGGCTGATATTCAAACTCCACCCCCAAGCTATTGGCGATATCTTGCCAAAGATCGATACTAATGCCTTCCCAACTGCCATCATCGGCTTGCATCACAAAAGGCGGGACTTCGGTAATGCCCACTGTTAAGGGTGTGGTTTGGTGCTTGGCTATTTCTTGGGCTGGCTCTTGCAGCTGTGTTTGGGCATAAGACTGAGCCGAGAGTCCCAGCGTGAGCAGTAGATAAAACGTAATTTTTTTAAACATGGCGTTATGAGCCTAAAATAGGCTTGTCCGATAATGGGTAAGAAGTAATGGCGTAAGCTGCTGTAACCGAGTAATGAGTGGCACTAAGCACAGCGCCAAGTGGAGAATACCGACTTGAGTCCAAGATGAGAACCTAAAATATAAAGATAAGCGTAGTGCATCCAGCAATCAGTACCCAGTATTAGGCTAAATAAACAGGCAGTATTTTCCTTTAAGCCCTCATGGTGGCCAAGTCAGTAGCTAGGTGTAGTCATTAATAACTTAAGACTTTTTTTTACAGCAAAATCTGCCAAGCCCATTAAAAATAGAGAAGCCGTCTAAAAGGCCAAGATAAAAGCGTGAAAGCTAAGCGCCAAAAATACTCATCTGTAGGATTGCCGCTCTTACTATTAAATAGGGAGGTGCTTAGCGCTTATCTCAGCTTAAGTTTTTCGTGATTGACTTGCAGCGTCATTTTTTGTTGTTGCCATCTTTTGCGTGGGAACCTCAAGCAGTTGCTCGACCCGACTCAATATTTCGCCTTCAGCCACACGAGTGCGCAGCGTCTCACCGACTTGTACTTGATTAGCCGCCGTAATCACCTGTGAGCCTTGCTGAGTAATACTGTAACCTCGGCCAAGGGTTGCTAAGGGACTAATGGCATTTAATCTTGAGCCAACTAGCGCTAATTGATGTTCATGCTGCTTTAAGCGAGTCTGCATTTGGTTTTTTAAGCGTTGTTGTAGCGCTTGTAGTGCCAGCTGGCTGTTATGTAAATGCTGCGCTGGATGCTGATGGCCGAGACGTAACTGGCCGTGAGCTAAGCGTTGCTGAGCACGAGTAAAGCATTGGCGAAAGGCGCGCTGTAATCTGGCTTGCAGTTGATCCAGTTGTTGCGCTTGTTGTTGTAGTTGCTGGCGCGGATGCTGAAGCTGTAAACGGGCTTGTAAATTACTTAGTTGCTGCTGGTATGCTGCGAGCAAACGACGCTGGGCTTGCTGTAAGCGCTGTTGCCATTGCTGATATTGAGCCTGCTGGACCGTAGCATCACGACTAATAAGCTCAGCTGCCGCCGAGGGCGTAGGCGCGCGCATATCGGCGGCAAAGTCACTTAAGGTAAAGTCCACCTCATGGCCTACAGCACTGACTATTGGCAAGTGGGAGGCGGCAATGGCGCGCACTAAGCGCTCATCATTAAAGCACCATAAATCTTCTAATGAGCCGCCGCCTCTGGCTAAAATTAATATATCTACTTCATTACGCTGATTAGCCGTAGCTAGAGCTTGCACCAGTTGGGCACCAGCGGGCTCGCCTTGTACTTGAGAAGGATAAATCACCACTGCTAAGTGCGGTGCTCGTCTGGCTAACACACTTAAAATATCATGCAGTGCCGCCCCGGTGGGAGAGCTAATAATGCCCACTTTATTAGGGTGCGCGGGAAGCGCTTGTTTTAGTAACTCGCTAAATAAGCCTTCTTCAAAGAGGCGTTGTTTGAGCGCTTCATATTGCTGCTTAAGTAAACCTTCACCGGCCGGCGCCATGGTTTGCGCCACTAACTGATAATCGCCTCTGGGCTCATATAACGTGACTTTGCCTACCAACAGGACTTGGTCGCCATTTTTAGGACGAAAAGCCACACTACGATTGCTGCCTTTAAACATGGCGCAGCGTAATTGCGACTGACTGTCTTTAAGGGAAAAATACCAATGACCCGAACTGGGCGTCGCCAGATTGGAGATTTCCCCACTAATGGCCACCGAGCCTAGCTCGCCTTCAAGTAATAAACGGGCATGACGATTAAGGTGGCTGACCGTATAAACCTTATTTGATGTATCTTGCTGCAAAATGGCCTCGGAAGAGTATCTTTATATGAAAGTAAGCCCTTTTAACGGCTATTTTGCGCTTTTTTGCCACAAATAACAAAAATAGCTTTACCCATAGGGCCGACATGCCTAAAATTCTACTGCAATATTTTTACCCCCCAAATATGGTGAATATTGCGATGCTAAGAATAATCCAAGATGCGTTAACCTTCGATGATGTACTCCTCGTTCCTGCTCATTCTAACGTGTTACCCAACACCGCAAAGCTTAAAACCCGCCTCACAAAAGACATTACTCTCAACATTCCTATTGTGTCTGCGGCTATGGATACCATTACCGAAGCAGACTTGGCGATTGCCTTGGCGCAAGAGGGCGGCATTGGCTTTATCCATAAGAATATGTCGATAGAAGCCCAAGCGGCCCAAGTGCGCAAAGTGAAAAAATTTGAAAGTGGGGTAGTGTCAGACCCCGTTACCGTGCGCCCCGATATGACGATTGGTGATGTACGTGAACAAACACGCATTAACGGCTTTGCCGGTTATCCGGTGGTCACCGCCAGTGGCGAGCTAGTGGGTATTATTACCGGTCGTGATATGCGCTTTGTGCAAGACATGAGCAAGCGTGTGGATCAAGTGATGACTGAAAAATCTCGTTTAGTAACCGTAAAAGCGGGCGCTGCACGAGACCAAGTTGAATCTTTGATGCAACAACATCGTATTGAAAAAGTGTTGGTAGTCAGTGATCAAGGCCAACTAACCGGTATGATCAGCGCTAAAGACTTCCAAAAAGCCGAAAGTAAACCCAATGCCTGTAAAGATGCCGAAGGGCGCTTGCGCGTGGGTGCCGCCGTGGGTGCCGCCCCCGGTAATGAAGAGCGTATTCAAGCGCTAGTAGAAGCGGGCTTAGATGTGCTGCTAATTGACTCCTCTCATGGTCATTCCGAGGGGGTACTGGAGCGCATTCGAGAAACACGCCGTGCTTATCCTGATTTAGCAATAGTCGGTGGCAACGTGGCCACCGGTGCCGGTGCTTTAGCACTGGCTGAAGCGGGCGCCAGTGCCGTTAAAGTGGGCATAGGCCCTGGCTCTATTTGTACCACCCGTATTGTGACCGGCTGTGGGGTGCCACAAATTACTGCGGTGGCCAATGCCGTAGAAGCGCTGAAGCACTTAGATATTCCGGTGATTGCCGATGGCGGTATTCGCTTTTCTGGAGATATCGCTAAAGCACTAGCGGCGGGTGCGCATTGCGTGATGATGGGCTCTATGTTTGCCGGTACTGAAGAATCACCCGGTGAAATTGAATTATTCCAAGGTCGCTCTTTTAAGTCGTACCGAGGTATGGGATCCTTAGGCGCCATGAGTAAAGGCTCCAGCGACCGTTATTTCCAAACCGATAATGCGGCGGATAAATTAGTGCCTGAGGGCATTGAAGGTCGTGTTCCTTATAAAGGCAAATTAAAAGAGATAATCCATCAGCAAATGGGCGGCTTGCGCAGTGCCATGGGTTTAACCGGCAGTGCCACCATAGATTGTCTGCGCACTAAAGCAGAATTTGTTAAGATATCTGGCGCTGGCATTCAAGAATCCCACGTGCATGATGTGACCATCACTAAAGAAGCACCTAATTACCGGTTAGGTTAATTCAATAAGCAACGGACGGGGGTGTCTGCCCCCGTTTTTCGATTGCCGTCTGCCCCCCATAGGCGGTCCTTGTAATAAGCAAGAAGTAACGAGTAGGACAACGATGACCAATAATATTCATGATAACCGGATCCTGATTTTGGATTTCGGCTCACAATATACTCAACTGATTGCCCGCCGTGTTCGGGAGTTGGGTGTATATTGTGAGTTGTGGCCATGGGACGTCTCTGACGAGCGGATCCGCGACTTTAAGCCCAACGGGATTATCTTGTCTGGGGGGCCAGAGTCCGTTACTGAGGCCAATAGCCCACGTGCACCGCAATATGTGTTTGAAGCTGGCGTGCCGGTATTAGGCATTTGCTATGGCATGCAAACCATGGCCGAGCAATTAGGCGGCTCGGTGGCGGGATCTCCTGAGCGTGAGTTTGGTTATGCTCAGGTAGAGCGCGTAGCCGAATGTGCTTTATTTGCCAATATTGAAGATGCCATTGATGCTAACGGTCAGCCGCTACTCGATGTGTGGATGAGCCATGGCGATAAGGTAGTGGGTTTACCTGAGGGCTTTAAAAAAGTAGCACAAACGGGCAATTGTCCTTTTGCGGCCATGGCCGATGAAAGTCGCCATTTTTATGGCCTACAGTTTCATCCAGAAGTCACGCACACTCGCCAAGGTGCGCGCATGCTGGAATACTTTATTCATGATATTTGTGGTTGTGATGCGCTATGGACTCCCGCCACTATTATTGACGATGCCGTGGCGCGTTTACGTGAGCAAGTCGGTAGCGATAAGGTGATCTTAGGCTTGTCGGGCGGCGTGGACTCTTCCGTGACCGCCATGCTATTGCACCGCGCCATTGGCACACAATTAACCTGTGTGTTTGTGGATAATGGCTTATTGCGCTTAAACGAAGCCGAGCAAGTAATGGAGATGTTTGGCGATCACTTTGGGCTTAACATTATTCATGTGCCAGCTGAAGACCGTTTCTTATCTGCACTGGCGGGTGAAGAAGAGCCAGAAGCCAAGCGTAAAATCATTGGCCGGGTGTTTATCGAAGTATTCGACGAATATGCTGGCAAGATTGAAGATGTGAAATGGCTGGCTCAAGGCACTATTTACCCAGACATTATTGAGTCTGCCGGTGCCGGCACCGGCAAGGCGCATGTGATCAAGTCGCACCATAACGTGGGTGGCTTGCCAGCAGACATGAAAATGGGCTTAGTTGAGCCACTGAAAGAGCTGTTTAAAGATGAAGTGCGTCGCATCGGCCTAGAACTTGGCCTGCCCTACGACATGCTTTATCGCCACCCATTCCCAGGTCCAGGCCTTGGGGTGCGGGTATTAGGTGAAGTGAAGAAAGAATACTGTGATTTGCTGCGCCGTGCTGATGCCATCTTCATTGAAGAGCTGCACAAGCACGACCTGTATAACAAAGTCAGCCAAGCCTTTACCGTATTCTTACCCGTGCGCTCCGTGGGCGTAATGGGCGATGCCCGTAAATACGACTGGGTAGTGTCACTGCGCGCCGTAGAAACCATCGACTTTATGACCGCCCATTGGGCACACCTGCCGTATGACTTCTTAGGGCATGTGTCTAATCGGATCATTAATGAAATCGATGGCATCTCACGAGTGGTTTATGACATTTCTGGTAAGCCACCGGCGACCATCGAGTGGGAATAAGCCGGCTGCCTGAATAGGGCGTTTGCTGACCAAAAAACAAAAGGGCGCTTAGGCGCCCTTTTTTTGTTTAAAAAATGTGAGGAGTGAGGCGAGAACGCTAAGCTCGAAAGACTAAATATTTTTTGCCACGCAATACATGAAAAGTGCAAGAAAAATAGTGAATAGAGCGAATTCTAAACGCTAAATTATCCGGCCAGCTCCCTCATCCTGACGACAGTCAGGATCTTATTTTAAAAATATAACGGCTTATTAGTGGGTAGCTTTGCTATCTTTATTTAGCGGTCAAAAGGAGATGGCTCGCACAAGTCTTGGCTTTGCTGCTGGCTTGTCGACAGATTAGGTTGAAGTCCCATTTATTTGTAACTAAAGTGTTAATCACTCAAGCCAGCCGGGAGAGAGCGCCGAGTAATGGTATTACTTAGCGCCGCCGAAGGAGCAACGACCCCGTAAACTCTCAGGCAAAAGGACCGGTGGCTGTAGACAAATCCGAAGAGTGGTCTGCGCACTTTCAGGCCCGCCGAAGGAGCAAGCCGTGTTATCTGGGGATAACATAGGTGAATCTCTCAGGCTCCAATACGGATGGGGATGCCAGGCTAGCCGCTGCTTACATGAAACGCTGCCTGCAAAAATAGAGTGCAAACCCATGTCAGAGATGAAAAAAATAGCCGTTTTAGGGGCCGGTATTACCGGTATTACCACTGCAGCTAAGCTCGTTGAGCAAGGCTTTGAAGTCACCGTTTTTGACCGCCAACGTTATGCCGCCATGGAAACCAGCTTTGCCAACGGTGGCCAACTGTCTGCCTCTAATGCCGAGGTGTGGAACACCTGGTCTACGGTATTAAAAGGCATGAAATGGATGCTACAAGCCGACGCTCCATTACTCGTTAATCCCAAGCCCAGCTGGCATAAGTTAAGCTGGATGCTCGAATTTATGCGCCACATTCCCGATTATGAACGCAACACCATAGAGACCACCCGCTTAGCCATTGCTGCGCGCCAACATTTAATGGCCTTAGGCGAGCAGTGGGGGGTTAACTATGATCACTCCGAATGCGGCATTATGCATTTTTACTCCAATCAAAAAGATTTTAACCACGCCTGTGAAGTGACCAAGCTATTAAAACAAGGCGGGCTTGAGCGAGAAGCGCTGAGCCCTGCTGATATCAAACTTAAAGAGCCTAAACTGCACGGGGATTTTGTGGGCGGCTTTTGGACACCGAGCGACAGCACCGGAGATATTCATAACTTTACCTTTGGCTTGGCAGAAGCGATTCGCAAAGCCGGCGTGACCTTTTGCATGGAAACTGAGCTTAAAAATGTCAGTATAGAAGGCAATGGCGTGCGAGTGATTGATGACCAAGGCCATTCTACTTACTTTGACGGTGTAGTGGTGTGTGCCGGCGTCGGCAGTCGTGAATTGGCTAGAAAATTAGGTGACCGCGTTAATATTTATCCGGTGAAAGGGTACTCCATTACGGTGAATTTGCGCGATCAGCTAAGCCAAGACAGTGCGCCACTGGTGTCTTTGCTCGATGATGAAACTAAGATTGTGACCAGTCGCTTAGGGCCGAATCGTTTTCGTATTGCGGGTACGGCCGAGTTTAATGGTAATAATCGAGATATTCGCCAAGACCGCATTGAGCCATTGATCAAATGGTGCAATCGCCACTTCCCAGACGTGTCTACCGAAAGCTCGGTGCCGTGGGCGGGCTTGCGTCCCATGATGCCAAACATGATGCCTAAAGTGGGCCGTGGTCGTCATCCACAAGTGTTTTATAATACCGGCCACGGTCACTTAGGCTGGACACTCAGTGGTGCCACTGCAGATATGATAGCGAATGTAATGGCAGCAGCGCGCGATGAAAATCGCAGCTTTAGCAAGGTCGCCTTAAGCTAAGTGCGAAGGCCTAACAAAAAAGACGCCCTAGGGCGTCTTTTTTAATTAATGCCAGAGCGCGCTAGCTATAAAAAGCTTCCACTGTGCCTTTAACCGTAATCAATAAAGGCTGGCCGCGACGGTCGAGTGCCTTAGGTGAGGCAATTTTAATCCAACCTTCGCTGATGCAGTATTCTTCTACATCGTTTCGTTCTTTGCCGTTAAAGCGAATACCAATTTCGTGTTCAAAAACTTCTGCCACATGATGGGGGCTGCGAGGGTTAATCGACAGGCGATCTGGCAGTGTGGGGAGCGAGCGAGTGTCGTTCATAGTTAACCTAGATTATTTAAAAGAGAGTCATTGTAGGCAATATGAGCAGTGCGCTCAACAATTGCCCTTCTCGCAAGCAGCCTTAATGAAAAGCGTGGCCTGCGGGCAGTGATAATGCATTATATATTATAAATTTTCATAGCGATTCATATCTAATATTCCCGCTTCGATGGGCGCGGTTTCTTGCATAAAAGTATGCATATCATGAAAGTAAAACCAAAAGTTGGGATGAGTTCGACGAATGCCGTAACGATCCGCCACCTTATGAATTTCCTGTTCATCGGTCATGGAGGTGAGGGCGCTAATAAAATCAGCCAGCTCACTCTGCTTTACGTTGAAGATAAAATTAGGGTAGCTGCTAATAATACCGGGTAACACACTTAAGGTGTCGTTATGAGGGCGCAGGCGTAAGTTTTCGCCAAGCATAAAGGCCACGTTACTGTGATCGCGATTGTGCAGCAGGGTATATACGTGGCGCTCTTGGCTGTGATCATCTTCAATGCGCAGTAAGGTTACCTCTGGCAGCCATTTAATCACCGGTAATAAGCGCGCACTAACGCCAGTTAGGCGTCGTAGTTGATCATCAATGCGTGCTTGATTGCTTTCGCCGGTGAGCAAGGGGCGTTCAAGCTCGCCACCAATAGCATTACAGTCTTGTTGGCGACAGCGATTGAGCAAATCCGGTGAGCCAGCCACGGGAGCTAATTGACGAAATATTTGTTGGCTAAAGTCGGCTAAAGGCTGCTTGGCGTCGATTTTAATCCGGCTGGGGGTAGTTTCATCTACGTCGGCATAGCTGGTAAATAACTTAATACGACCACTGTTATCATACCAAGCATGCAACAAATCATTACGTTGTGTGGAGGGCAAAAACCGTAAAAAGTTAGCTTCGGCGCCATTTCTGATCAAGTCAAAATAGAGGCGGGTTTTGGCTTGGTGAGACACACTGCCATAGACATTAAAGTTGGCTACTAGCGCATAATAGGTGCGCTCTAATAGCGGATAGTCCATCACCCACATGGTAGTAGGTGTATCGCCTTGCCAGCCTCTAACGACACTGGCGCTATCATGATGGCGAAATACGGTGAGCAAGGCTTGCCTATTATGCTGATCACCATCCCACACATGCTCAAGATTGGGTCCAAGCGGATACTGTTTGGCATAAGCTTGTTGGCGAAACTTAAGGTAATTATTTCTGCCACGGCTATAAGAGATCCAGTCTGGTCCTAAGCTAAGTAAATCGGAATTTAGGCCGGGCAGGGTGAGCCAATCACGAACTTTGCTTTGATGGCTAGCATCGGTAATAAATAAGTCATGCTCAGGCGCTTGAAAGCTGACCCAGAATTGATCACGGATGACATCGGTGGCAATTTGGCCGCGACACACAGGGCCACGAATAAAAGAGCGCACAAAATACTCGGCATCATCGAGTAAAAACTGATAGCGCGCACCAGCTGGAATGGCGGCATAAGTGAAAAAAGGATTGGCCGCGTAGTCTTGGCGATAATCGGGTAGGTCTTTTACTATCCAATCATCGGCAAAAAAAAGCTGTTCAAGGTGCGCCATTTTATCGCTATTAAGCGCATAGGTTATGTGCGTTTTATGCACTCGAGTGTCGACTCGTGGGCGCAGGCG
This genomic window from Oceanisphaera avium contains:
- a CDS encoding methyl-accepting chemotaxis protein — protein: MRNLSLNWKILLPLLSTFALVFLLCFFVSSKLQRNLALQLAEEKIETAANLYMDQLNVLMENGVIHKRKLVQTKVEEELGIQQARVIRAPAVTNVFGPGAADQGIQDNLDKRAIEQGETVLDLHLDDAVPYLTLVKPYKAFKEYRGTACLQCHQVAEGTIMGAVRISYDLSDTFGQIHANNLRLGSLLLVVMAIAGLILWFIQNRYLKSPILNISQRLQQISKNRDLTTRLVPLGKDELGGLVGAVNGLLTSFQASLREVQQVTGRIYHAAGNIQQGAEQTDGSVRAQDQETALIATAINEMEASASEVRENARQTSETSEQSHAFALTASEQAQVAVTGISELSSEIGRIDQVIRTLDSRCNQVDKVLDMIKGIAEQTNLLALNAAIEAARAGESGRGFAVVADEVRTLAQRTQESAQEITGMIGLLQNEAKEAVSAIEKADTQASSSVTSTQAAMDSLQAIIEQVARINELSALVSASADEQSTVCAEVSYNITRVRDSSGETLTQSTAAAQSSLQLVQECKVLEEMISHYQLQDE
- a CDS encoding transporter substrate-binding domain-containing protein; amino-acid sequence: MFKKITFYLLLTLGLSAQSYAQTQLQEPAQEIAKHQTTPLTVGITEVPPFVMQADDGSWEGISIDLWQDIANSLGVEFEYQPMKFSALLDAVENSQIDVAVGALTMTADRDTRFDFTHPFYQTGLSIAVPEVPKHDLLASFKAFVSWQFLSVVLGLAGLLLAAGFLLWLAEHRKNPEQFGGTAAQGIGASFWWAAVTMTTVGYGDKAPTSFAGRLIGLVWMFAGMIVVASFTAAITASLTVNNLRTGIEGLSDLPGKTVATIADTASQRFLEEEHLRYQTYPDLTSAMASVVKGETDAIVYDRALLQYRNLHQEQPLSILSGVFAQQLYALALPEGSPLRAEISQQILRITEDNNWSNVRATYLGKEQ
- the xseA gene encoding exodeoxyribonuclease VII large subunit; translation: MQQDTSNKVYTVSHLNRHARLLLEGELGSVAISGEISNLATPSSGHWYFSLKDSQSQLRCAMFKGSNRSVAFRPKNGDQVLLVGKVTLYEPRGDYQLVAQTMAPAGEGLLKQQYEALKQRLFEEGLFSELLKQALPAHPNKVGIISSPTGAALHDILSVLARRAPHLAVVIYPSQVQGEPAGAQLVQALATANQRNEVDILILARGGGSLEDLWCFNDERLVRAIAASHLPIVSAVGHEVDFTLSDFAADMRAPTPSAAAELISRDATVQQAQYQQWQQRLQQAQRRLLAAYQQQLSNLQARLQLQHPRQQLQQQAQQLDQLQARLQRAFRQCFTRAQQRLAHGQLRLGHQHPAQHLHNSQLALQALQQRLKNQMQTRLKQHEHQLALVGSRLNAISPLATLGRGYSITQQGSQVITAANQVQVGETLRTRVAEGEILSRVEQLLEVPTQKMATTKNDAASQSRKT
- the guaB gene encoding IMP dehydrogenase, with product MLRIIQDALTFDDVLLVPAHSNVLPNTAKLKTRLTKDITLNIPIVSAAMDTITEADLAIALAQEGGIGFIHKNMSIEAQAAQVRKVKKFESGVVSDPVTVRPDMTIGDVREQTRINGFAGYPVVTASGELVGIITGRDMRFVQDMSKRVDQVMTEKSRLVTVKAGAARDQVESLMQQHRIEKVLVVSDQGQLTGMISAKDFQKAESKPNACKDAEGRLRVGAAVGAAPGNEERIQALVEAGLDVLLIDSSHGHSEGVLERIRETRRAYPDLAIVGGNVATGAGALALAEAGASAVKVGIGPGSICTTRIVTGCGVPQITAVANAVEALKHLDIPVIADGGIRFSGDIAKALAAGAHCVMMGSMFAGTEESPGEIELFQGRSFKSYRGMGSLGAMSKGSSDRYFQTDNAADKLVPEGIEGRVPYKGKLKEIIHQQMGGLRSAMGLTGSATIDCLRTKAEFVKISGAGIQESHVHDVTITKEAPNYRLG
- the guaA gene encoding glutamine-hydrolyzing GMP synthase, whose protein sequence is MTNNIHDNRILILDFGSQYTQLIARRVRELGVYCELWPWDVSDERIRDFKPNGIILSGGPESVTEANSPRAPQYVFEAGVPVLGICYGMQTMAEQLGGSVAGSPEREFGYAQVERVAECALFANIEDAIDANGQPLLDVWMSHGDKVVGLPEGFKKVAQTGNCPFAAMADESRHFYGLQFHPEVTHTRQGARMLEYFIHDICGCDALWTPATIIDDAVARLREQVGSDKVILGLSGGVDSSVTAMLLHRAIGTQLTCVFVDNGLLRLNEAEQVMEMFGDHFGLNIIHVPAEDRFLSALAGEEEPEAKRKIIGRVFIEVFDEYAGKIEDVKWLAQGTIYPDIIESAGAGTGKAHVIKSHHNVGGLPADMKMGLVEPLKELFKDEVRRIGLELGLPYDMLYRHPFPGPGLGVRVLGEVKKEYCDLLRRADAIFIEELHKHDLYNKVSQAFTVFLPVRSVGVMGDARKYDWVVSLRAVETIDFMTAHWAHLPYDFLGHVSNRIINEIDGISRVVYDISGKPPATIEWE
- a CDS encoding D-amino acid dehydrogenase — encoded protein: MSEMKKIAVLGAGITGITTAAKLVEQGFEVTVFDRQRYAAMETSFANGGQLSASNAEVWNTWSTVLKGMKWMLQADAPLLVNPKPSWHKLSWMLEFMRHIPDYERNTIETTRLAIAARQHLMALGEQWGVNYDHSECGIMHFYSNQKDFNHACEVTKLLKQGGLEREALSPADIKLKEPKLHGDFVGGFWTPSDSTGDIHNFTFGLAEAIRKAGVTFCMETELKNVSIEGNGVRVIDDQGHSTYFDGVVVCAGVGSRELARKLGDRVNIYPVKGYSITVNLRDQLSQDSAPLVSLLDDETKIVTSRLGPNRFRIAGTAEFNGNNRDIRQDRIEPLIKWCNRHFPDVSTESSVPWAGLRPMMPNMMPKVGRGRHPQVFYNTGHGHLGWTLSGATADMIANVMAAARDENRSFSKVALS
- a CDS encoding DUF3297 family protein, which produces MNDTRSLPTLPDRLSINPRSPHHVAEVFEHEIGIRFNGKERNDVEEYCISEGWIKIASPKALDRRGQPLLITVKGTVEAFYS
- a CDS encoding fatty acid cis/trans isomerase, whose amino-acid sequence is MKFFTRPLCPLTWLKLSILCAVVWASPVIAHPQPVDYFTEIKPIFEQKCVACHACYDAPCQLKLTSNEGLVRGASKMPVYDGARTKDAPPSRLHFDAHSEAQWRDKDFFSVLDAPTNQASLMLRMLALGQETNWSNNQRLPEDLDLTLTRNNQCSQLDEFDTFAKQHPNAGMPFAVNGLTSQEYQLVQRWLSQGAKVPTQTVTLSPMLEWAQIRWESWLNRDAARQQLVARYLYEHWFLGHLYFSDLGESAQHTFFEVVRSRTPTGQPIDVIATERPSDDPQAKFYYRLRPRVDTRVHKTHITYALNSDKMAHLEQLFFADDWIVKDLPDYRQDYAANPFFTYAAIPAGARYQFLLDDAEYFVRSFIRGPVCRGQIATDVIRDQFWVSFQAPEHDLFITDASHQSKVRDWLTLPGLNSDLLSLGPDWISYSRGRNNYLKFRQQAYAKQYPLGPNLEHVWDGDQHNRQALLTVFRHHDSASVVRGWQGDTPTTMWVMDYPLLERTYYALVANFNVYGSVSHQAKTRLYFDLIRNGAEANFLRFLPSTQRNDLLHAWYDNSGRIKLFTSYADVDETTPSRIKIDAKQPLADFSQQIFRQLAPVAGSPDLLNRCRQQDCNAIGGELERPLLTGESNQARIDDQLRRLTGVSARLLPVIKWLPEVTLLRIEDDHSQERHVYTLLHNRDHSNVAFMLGENLRLRPHNDTLSVLPGIISSYPNFIFNVKQSELADFISALTSMTDEQEIHKVADRYGIRRTHPNFWFYFHDMHTFMQETAPIEAGILDMNRYENL